In Sporichthya polymorpha DSM 43042, a genomic segment contains:
- a CDS encoding MBL fold metallo-hydrolase, with product MSAKPFASSADLAAKTETLEVLADGVYALTAEGDPNVGAIEGEDFLVAFEARATPAAARDWLARLRDHTDKPVRYLVLSHYHAVRVLGASAFDAEVIVAHENTRKLIAERGQEDWDSEYGRMPRLFKEPEEIPGLTWPTLTFSDRLTIDLGGDRGHVVLQYCGRGHTAGDIVAWIPRERILFAGDLVEAQAALYTGDAFHTDWSTGTLDRVAGFGAEAVVGGRGAVPRGRDAVTAAIEQTRDFLLVMREKVGAVHARGGTLREAFADTHAALAPQYGAWPIFEHCLPFNVQRLWDEFDGVNWPRVWTAERDREVWDQLQGEA from the coding sequence GTGAGCGCCAAGCCGTTCGCCTCCTCCGCCGACCTGGCCGCGAAGACCGAGACGCTGGAGGTCCTGGCGGACGGGGTCTACGCCCTCACCGCCGAGGGTGATCCCAACGTCGGGGCGATCGAGGGCGAGGACTTCCTCGTCGCGTTCGAGGCCCGGGCGACACCGGCCGCCGCGCGCGACTGGCTGGCCCGCTTGCGCGACCACACCGACAAGCCCGTCCGGTACCTGGTGCTCAGTCACTACCACGCGGTGCGGGTCCTCGGCGCGAGCGCGTTCGACGCCGAGGTGATCGTCGCGCACGAGAACACGCGGAAGCTGATCGCCGAGCGCGGACAGGAGGACTGGGACTCCGAGTACGGCCGAATGCCCCGCCTCTTCAAAGAACCGGAGGAGATCCCCGGCTTGACCTGGCCGACGCTCACCTTCTCGGACCGGCTGACCATCGACCTCGGCGGCGACCGCGGCCACGTCGTCCTGCAGTACTGCGGACGCGGACACACGGCCGGGGACATCGTCGCGTGGATCCCGCGGGAGCGGATTCTGTTCGCCGGCGACCTCGTCGAGGCGCAGGCCGCGCTCTACACCGGCGACGCGTTCCACACCGACTGGTCGACCGGGACGCTCGACCGCGTCGCCGGCTTCGGCGCCGAGGCGGTCGTCGGCGGTCGCGGTGCGGTGCCGCGCGGCCGGGACGCGGTCACCGCGGCGATCGAGCAGACCCGCGACTTCCTGCTCGTGATGCGGGAGAAGGTCGGCGCGGTCCACGCCCGCGGCGGCACCCTGCGCGAGGCCTTCGCCGACACCCACGCCGCCCTCGCCCCGCAGTACGGCGCGTGGCCGATCTTCGAGCACTGCCTGCCGTTCAACGTCCAGCGCCTGTGGGACGAATTCGACGGCGTAAACTGGCCCCGCGTCTGGACGGCCGAGCGCGACCGCGAGGTCTGGGACCAACTCCAGGGCGAGGCGTGA
- a CDS encoding FAD-dependent monooxygenase, protein MNSPGGVVVVGNGPVGQTTALLLARWGIPVLLLDARPERDAVGSKAICQQRDVLDIWACVGGEAIAAEGLTWTTARTFHRDAELHAWSFVDNGSSPLPPFVNIGQDRTEEILDELIDRQELIEVRWGYAVTGLRQSDESVTLTCVSEVGRSEIEVDHVVIAAGARATALREALGVRFEGESFDDRFLICDVRADLPGWESERRFWFDPPWNPDRQVLIHPCPGGRFRIDWQVPDDFDLDAELASGGLERRIRQILGETPYELIWTTVYRFHSRLADRMRVGRVLLAGDAAHLVAPFGARGLNSGVADAENAAWKLAAVLHEWAPVELLETYHDERHAAAAENLEITAATMRFLVPSDADGWERRRVLLEAARTDPARRAEIDSGRFAEPYWYVDSPLTTPDPTRPFGGRPAKGHAPLPGPGVLVPDVPVGIPTRPAVTRFRQLVRDGFLILTVDQSLDQQVVSAAVEAPVRVLAATDLTGGDAVLAALGAKPGEAWVIRPDGHVAAVVPAAVDAVTPAVRRALALPESP, encoded by the coding sequence GTGAACTCACCCGGCGGGGTGGTGGTCGTCGGCAACGGGCCGGTCGGCCAGACGACGGCCCTGCTGCTCGCGCGGTGGGGCATCCCGGTGCTGCTGCTCGACGCCCGTCCCGAGCGTGACGCAGTCGGGTCGAAGGCGATCTGCCAGCAGCGCGACGTGCTCGACATCTGGGCCTGTGTCGGGGGTGAGGCGATCGCCGCGGAGGGCCTGACCTGGACCACCGCGCGCACCTTTCACCGCGACGCGGAACTGCACGCCTGGTCGTTCGTCGACAACGGCTCGTCCCCGCTGCCGCCGTTCGTGAACATCGGCCAGGACCGGACCGAGGAGATTCTCGACGAACTGATCGACCGTCAGGAACTGATCGAGGTCCGCTGGGGGTACGCGGTCACCGGGTTGCGGCAGTCCGACGAGAGCGTCACGCTCACCTGCGTGAGCGAGGTCGGGCGCAGCGAGATCGAGGTCGACCACGTCGTGATCGCCGCCGGGGCCCGGGCGACCGCCCTGCGCGAGGCGCTCGGCGTCCGGTTCGAGGGCGAGAGCTTCGACGACCGGTTCCTGATCTGCGACGTCCGCGCCGACCTGCCCGGGTGGGAGTCCGAGCGCCGGTTCTGGTTCGACCCGCCGTGGAACCCGGACCGGCAGGTGCTGATCCATCCCTGTCCCGGCGGCCGGTTCCGCATCGACTGGCAGGTCCCGGACGACTTCGACCTCGACGCCGAGCTCGCGAGCGGCGGCCTCGAGCGGCGGATCCGGCAGATCCTCGGCGAGACGCCGTACGAGCTGATCTGGACGACGGTCTACCGCTTCCACTCCCGGCTGGCCGACCGGATGCGGGTGGGCCGCGTCCTGCTCGCGGGCGACGCCGCGCACCTGGTCGCCCCGTTCGGCGCGCGCGGACTGAACTCCGGCGTCGCCGACGCCGAGAACGCGGCGTGGAAGCTCGCCGCGGTGCTGCACGAGTGGGCGCCGGTCGAGCTGCTGGAGACCTACCACGACGAGCGGCATGCGGCCGCGGCCGAGAATCTGGAGATCACCGCGGCGACGATGCGCTTCCTCGTCCCGTCCGACGCCGACGGGTGGGAACGCCGTCGCGTCCTGCTCGAGGCCGCCCGCACCGACCCGGCCCGCCGCGCCGAGATCGACTCCGGCCGCTTCGCCGAGCCGTACTGGTACGTCGACTCACCGTTGACCACACCGGACCCGACCCGCCCCTTCGGCGGGCGGCCGGCCAAGGGCCACGCCCCTCTGCCCGGGCCCGGCGTCCTCGTCCCCGACGTGCCGGTGGGCATCCCGACCCGCCCCGCGGTGACCCGGTTCCGTCAGCTGGTCCGCGACGGCTTCCTGATCCTGACGGTGGATCAGAGCCTCGACCAGCAAGTCGTGTCGGCCGCGGTCGAGGCCCCCGTCCGGGTCCTCGCCGCCACGGACCTCACCGGCGGCGACGCCGTCCTCGCTGCTCTCGGCGCGAAACCCGGCGAGGCGTGGGTGATCCGCCCCGACGGCCACGTCGCCGCCGTCGTCCCCGCGGCCGTCGACGCCGTCACCCCGGCGGTGCGCCGCGCGCTCGCCCTCCCGGAATCCCCGTAA